The proteins below come from a single Nostoc sp. KVJ3 genomic window:
- a CDS encoding efflux RND transporter permease subunit: MSIADTFIKRPVLSTVCTILILLIGGICIPLLPINNLPEIAPIQVQTTSVYIGADSQTVEDTVSTVIERQVNGVEGMQYMTSSSGNDGSSTISTLFDPASNRNINQVNVQNRAAIAEPSLPEAVRQTGLTTLARSNSILLVYGFYAENSEYDNIFLSNYVDLYITDAIKRVPGVGDATLVGERQYAMRLWLDPNALASRGLTATDVSSALTSQNVQVGAGSIGQAPTKTDQKSNFPLRINSRLKDVKEFENLVIKSDTNGTLVKLKDVGRAELGAKDYTTSALVQGKPGVGMLIYQLPGSNALNTAKAVEAQIAELEKNFPPGVKAVIAYDTTKFVEVSIEEVLKTLMEAIALVVLVIFVFLQDWRATIIPAIAVPVSLIGALAFAYLLGFSLNTLTMFGLVLATGLVVDDAIIVVEGIAAKMEQGLDRRQAAFEAMGELSGAVIATSLVLMAVFIPVSFFPGATGIMYRQFALIIIFSIGISLFNALSFTPSMSGLFLHHTEGEGRGPLGWFFRQFNRGFSWVLEQYESLSKFLIRIRMFVLGLFILGLAATAFIYISVPSGFVPDEDQGIIVGLIQAPDGVSLASTEKVVNTVSQTLKKEVPEMEASLVIAGFGLNGNGPNQGTFFFRLKDWKERQGDEHSVKGIVQRLNGIFAQNQDALIFTSNLPAVSGYGVTGGFEFQLQDRSNGQLSIDQFLAIAQQIIAKANQNPILRQVFTQFTASTPQYQIDINRDRLEALNVDFSEAMNTLGAYMGGQYVNDFTFSQHSYRVYIQADEQFRNSPDNIGQINVRSRSGNLVLLNEVAKVTPITGPQTINHFNLFRSIKIQGNAAPGYSSGQAIAAMQQTFKEIDQPGLGYDWTGISREEAKSGGQTILIFGFGIVAVFLILAAQYENYIDPIIILLTVPFAILGALLFVSVRGLVNDLYCQVALVMLIGLASKNAILIVEFANQSREKGMTIAQAVLHAVQQRLRPILMTTIASLCGFLPLLLSSGAGAASRTSLGTAVFGGLFISVIMSLLLVPVLYVVVKNLTDFGSKGKPPQSPEPTPSGELASLNGKSQGTVVKFQGDVPA; this comes from the coding sequence ATGTCGATCGCAGACACCTTTATCAAGCGACCTGTCTTATCAACGGTTTGCACCATCCTAATCTTGCTGATTGGTGGCATTTGTATTCCTTTGCTGCCGATTAACAACTTACCAGAAATTGCCCCCATTCAAGTGCAAACCACCAGCGTCTATATTGGCGCAGATTCCCAAACCGTTGAAGATACCGTCTCAACGGTGATTGAGCGGCAAGTGAACGGGGTTGAGGGGATGCAATACATGACTTCAAGCAGTGGTAATGACGGCTCCAGCACCATTTCAACTTTGTTCGATCCAGCGAGCAACCGTAACATTAACCAAGTTAACGTGCAGAATCGAGCTGCGATCGCTGAACCAAGTTTACCTGAGGCTGTACGGCAAACTGGATTAACTACCCTAGCACGTTCCAACAGCATTCTCCTAGTTTATGGCTTCTATGCCGAAAATAGCGAGTACGACAACATCTTTTTGAGTAACTATGTTGACCTATACATCACCGATGCTATCAAGCGAGTCCCTGGTGTTGGGGATGCAACTTTGGTTGGTGAACGCCAATATGCAATGCGGCTATGGCTTGACCCCAACGCTTTAGCCAGTCGGGGATTAACGGCAACGGATGTCAGCAGTGCCCTAACTTCTCAGAATGTTCAGGTGGGGGCAGGGTCAATTGGTCAAGCGCCCACGAAGACGGATCAGAAATCGAATTTCCCACTCCGCATCAATAGTAGATTAAAAGATGTCAAGGAATTCGAGAATTTGGTCATCAAGTCCGATACTAACGGGACACTGGTTAAACTTAAGGATGTGGGACGAGCCGAGTTAGGCGCGAAGGATTATACAACTTCGGCATTGGTACAGGGCAAACCCGGCGTTGGGATGTTGATCTATCAGCTTCCGGGTAGTAATGCGCTGAATACTGCCAAAGCTGTGGAAGCGCAAATTGCAGAGTTGGAGAAAAACTTTCCCCCAGGGGTGAAAGCCGTCATTGCCTACGACACAACCAAGTTTGTGGAAGTCTCAATCGAAGAAGTACTCAAGACGCTGATGGAAGCCATCGCCCTAGTGGTGTTGGTGATTTTCGTCTTTTTGCAAGATTGGCGGGCGACGATCATTCCGGCGATCGCTGTTCCTGTATCCTTGATTGGTGCATTGGCCTTTGCCTATCTCCTGGGCTTCTCACTCAACACGTTGACCATGTTTGGATTAGTACTGGCAACGGGTCTGGTGGTAGACGATGCGATCATTGTGGTAGAGGGGATTGCTGCCAAGATGGAACAAGGCTTAGACCGACGGCAAGCGGCTTTTGAGGCGATGGGGGAGCTTTCTGGGGCAGTGATTGCCACCTCTTTGGTGTTGATGGCAGTATTTATCCCGGTATCCTTTTTTCCGGGCGCGACCGGCATTATGTATCGGCAGTTCGCATTGATCATTATCTTCTCCATCGGCATTTCTTTATTCAATGCGCTGAGTTTCACCCCCAGTATGTCTGGACTCTTCCTGCATCATACCGAGGGTGAAGGGCGAGGGCCGCTGGGCTGGTTTTTTCGTCAGTTCAACCGGGGCTTTAGCTGGGTACTGGAGCAATACGAGAGTCTGAGCAAGTTTCTGATCCGCATCCGAATGTTCGTGCTGGGGCTATTTATCCTCGGACTGGCGGCAACGGCGTTTATATATATTTCCGTCCCCAGTGGATTTGTGCCAGATGAGGATCAAGGTATTATCGTCGGTCTGATTCAGGCTCCCGATGGTGTTTCCCTCGCCTCCACCGAAAAAGTTGTTAACACTGTGTCTCAAACCCTGAAAAAAGAAGTGCCGGAGATGGAAGCGTCTCTAGTCATTGCCGGTTTTGGTCTAAATGGCAATGGCCCAAATCAGGGGACATTTTTCTTTAGGCTGAAAGATTGGAAAGAGCGCCAGGGTGACGAACATTCGGTGAAGGGGATCGTGCAACGGCTAAATGGGATCTTTGCCCAAAATCAAGATGCGTTGATCTTTACATCCAACCTACCCGCCGTCTCTGGCTATGGGGTAACAGGTGGCTTTGAATTTCAACTTCAAGACCGCAGCAACGGACAACTGAGTATCGATCAATTTCTGGCGATCGCGCAACAAATAATTGCCAAAGCCAATCAAAATCCTATCTTGCGCCAAGTGTTCACTCAATTTACAGCTAGCACCCCCCAGTACCAGATTGACATTAACCGCGATCGCTTAGAAGCCCTGAATGTCGATTTTAGTGAGGCAATGAATACCCTGGGCGCTTACATGGGCGGGCAGTATGTCAACGATTTTACCTTCTCTCAGCACAGCTATCGAGTATATATCCAAGCAGATGAACAGTTTCGGAACTCTCCAGACAATATTGGTCAAATTAATGTTCGTTCCCGAAGTGGTAATCTGGTGCTACTAAATGAAGTCGCCAAAGTGACTCCCATTACAGGGCCGCAAACCATCAACCACTTCAACTTATTTCGCTCCATCAAGATTCAAGGCAATGCTGCGCCCGGTTACAGTTCTGGGCAAGCAATTGCGGCGATGCAGCAGACCTTTAAGGAGATCGACCAGCCCGGTTTGGGTTATGACTGGACAGGAATTTCTAGAGAAGAAGCCAAGTCTGGCGGACAAACGATTTTGATCTTTGGTTTTGGTATCGTGGCTGTGTTTCTCATCTTGGCAGCGCAGTACGAAAATTACATCGACCCAATCATCATCTTACTGACAGTACCCTTTGCGATTTTAGGCGCTCTGTTATTTGTCTCAGTGCGCGGGTTAGTCAACGATTTATATTGTCAGGTGGCACTGGTGATGTTGATTGGATTGGCGAGTAAGAACGCGATTTTGATTGTAGAATTTGCCAACCAATCGCGGGAGAAAGGAATGACCATCGCCCAAGCCGTACTCCATGCAGTTCAACAGCGACTCCGCCCGATTCTCATGACCACCATCGCCTCCCTGTGTGGATTCCTTCCCCTACTACTGTCATCCGGCGCTGGTGCAGCCAGCCGGACATCCCTTGGTACGGCGGTGTTTGGTGGGTTATTTATCTCCGTGATCATGAGTCTGCTGCTAGTGCCCGTCCTTTACGTGGTGGTCAAAAACCTCACAGACTTTGGCTCTAAAGGTAAGCCACCCCAATCGCCTGAACCTACTCCATCTGGAGAATTAGCCTCTTTGAATGGAAAGAGTCAAGGAACAGTCGTCAAGTTTCAGGGAGATGTCCCTGCTTAA
- a CDS encoding alpha/beta hydrolase yields the protein MKLKIPAWVGTTIGLLSMGMMPALGAEQIKFSYSLLEFSLPVTDLKTYAQEGKISSELASYKKYLKPEDIAQLRQVLTEKQKLNSVAVSQFLYSEIGESMLKSAGELIQTDSRQNGFYAIRAALILAAADPEGLTLLNTMRYFPSQSIRINSQELFALMNKLSTLNKETSQALSVIEQQSNTEISTEPPVDISKLPELYNKSGSFTWEKRAIAFVDTNRKSLTGSIKTRVIQTDIYLPKSQTPAPVVVISHGLGSDRESFAYLAENLASYGFAVVVPQHPGSDSLQMEALLTGKSQQVFADTELIDRPLDVTFVLNQLEQRSTSDPWLQGKINVQQVGVIGQSFGGYTALVLAGAHININQLHKDCKSEPDSVNMSLLLQCRALALGKNSPDYEQIQQNLSNLDLRDRRVKAVIALNPITSSILGQAGMSRIEIPVVIAGGASDTVTPVLLEQVQAFSWLTTKEKYLGIGDKGTHTDLIAGVSSVILPSSNSFSGRDPELGRIHFQAFSTAFMKVYLAHQTQYRPFLSTSYVKNSNLDEPVKVYFVKSLPPGFPQGLVHQK from the coding sequence ATGAAACTTAAAATTCCTGCTTGGGTCGGTACTACTATCGGGCTGTTGAGTATGGGAATGATGCCAGCCCTCGGTGCTGAACAAATAAAATTTTCTTACAGTCTTTTAGAATTTTCTCTTCCTGTTACTGATTTAAAAACTTATGCTCAAGAAGGTAAAATTAGCAGTGAACTAGCATCATATAAAAAGTACCTCAAACCAGAGGATATTGCTCAACTGCGTCAGGTTTTGACTGAAAAACAAAAATTAAATTCCGTAGCAGTCTCTCAATTTCTCTATTCAGAAATTGGAGAATCGATGTTAAAATCTGCGGGTGAATTGATTCAAACAGATTCAAGACAAAACGGTTTTTATGCAATTCGTGCGGCGTTGATTCTAGCGGCGGCTGATCCAGAGGGATTAACACTCCTGAATACGATGCGCTACTTCCCTTCACAGAGTATTCGGATTAACTCCCAAGAGCTTTTCGCACTGATGAATAAACTTTCTACTCTAAACAAGGAGACAAGTCAAGCTCTCTCTGTAATTGAGCAACAGTCTAATACAGAAATATCGACTGAACCACCTGTAGATATCTCAAAATTACCGGAGTTATACAACAAGTCAGGATCGTTCACTTGGGAGAAGAGAGCGATCGCCTTTGTGGATACTAATCGTAAATCCCTGACTGGAAGTATTAAAACTAGAGTCATTCAGACAGATATCTATTTACCTAAAAGTCAAACACCTGCACCAGTTGTAGTTATTTCTCATGGACTAGGTTCCGATCGCGAGAGCTTTGCTTACTTGGCAGAAAATTTAGCATCCTATGGATTTGCTGTTGTTGTTCCTCAGCATCCTGGTAGTGATTCTCTGCAAATGGAAGCACTACTCACAGGGAAAAGCCAACAAGTATTTGCAGACACAGAATTAATTGACCGACCTTTAGATGTAACTTTTGTGCTTAATCAATTAGAGCAGCGTTCAACATCTGATCCCTGGCTACAAGGAAAAATCAACGTTCAACAAGTTGGTGTGATTGGACAATCTTTTGGTGGTTACACAGCCTTAGTCTTAGCTGGCGCACATATCAATATTAATCAGTTGCACAAAGATTGTAAATCTGAACCCGATTCGGTCAATATGTCGTTGTTGTTGCAGTGTCGTGCTTTAGCACTGGGAAAAAACTCTCCTGATTATGAACAGATCCAACAAAACTTAAGTAACCTAGATTTACGCGATCGCCGAGTTAAAGCTGTGATTGCTCTGAATCCAATTACTAGTAGTATTCTTGGGCAAGCAGGTATGAGCCGAATCGAAATTCCTGTAGTCATTGCTGGCGGAGCCTCAGACACGGTTACTCCCGTCTTGTTGGAACAAGTACAAGCATTTTCTTGGTTGACTACCAAAGAAAAGTATTTGGGTATTGGTGACAAAGGGACTCATACCGATTTGATTGCTGGTGTGAGTAGCGTAATTTTACCATCTTCTAACAGTTTCTCTGGACGTGACCCAGAATTGGGACGCATTCATTTTCAGGCTTTTAGTACAGCTTTCATGAAAGTATATCTTGCTCACCAGACTCAATATCGTCCTTTTCTCAGTACATCTTATGTGAAGAACTCAAATCTAGATGAACCAGTCAAGGTCTATTTCGTCAAGTCGCTACCACCAGGATTTCCCCAAGGATTAGTTCATCAGAAATGA